The genomic region CACTAGCAGCTGGAGCGACCTGTTCGGTCAAGGAAGAGTATCCAGATTTTTGGGACATGCTGGACAAGAGGATGGGTTTGTGGAGGGGCTTTGACCGCAAAGTAGTGAAAGCAGTTTTGAGCAATTGGTGACGGGGACTATGAAGGTGCATACACAATGGGGTTTTATATCGTGTGCGTCGATCGATGATACAGTGCGATGGTCCGATGTGTTGTCTTACAACGATTGCTCGTACTACGTCGTGAGTGACAATGCCAGTTTAAAATGTAATGAGGGATGATGATCGTACGAGAAGATGTATCTAAATATAGTATGTTGTGCATCGACTACTGCTGTGGCATACTTTTAAGCTGTTACAATCGATAGGAGTATAACCGTCCTTCGTCTATCACTCCTCCGGCACATCTCGGTATGGCATGCCATATCTCCGAAAAAGACCGATGGATCCCTGTGGATTTACGTAATTGTGAGATATGAATCTTTATTTGAGGCCTTCATTATTGTGGTTGGGTTCGCCACTAACAACAAGCATAACCTGGAACAACAAATCGATACTCGCCATCCATATTGCTATATCTATAGCCAAAAGAGCACCGCTGCTCACCACGTTGCACACTCCAAGACTTAATATTGCAAGCACAGATACTTAACATCTTCCCTTCACGCAGCAACATCTACGAGTGCAATCACGATCAATTTGTCTACAGCACCAGCCACCTTCACAGCACGATCCTTGTTTACAGTTATGTCTCTATCATCAGATCTGGACAAGTGCGTCCACAAACTCACCAAATTACTCTTCATATGCATAAAGCTGATGTGTTCCCTTCATATctccccatcttcattGCATGCACCTGTTCACGTCTATTCACCTGTCTTTGTCATCAACACATCCACACACACGACCATCCATTTTTCATTCAAAAGGCAAATCGAGCAGTTAAAACGATGCGAGACTATACCAGAATCAGCAGTAAAAGAACTATGCACAAAGGCGAAGGAAATATTGATGGAGGAAGGCAATGTACAATACGTTGATAGTCCAGTAACTGTGAGTTGTCCCGATGGAAGAGCTGCCTTTTTACTGACTCTACCAGATTTGTGGAGATATACATGGTCAGTTTTTCGATCTTATGGAGCTGTTCAAGATTGGAGGATTCTGCCCCGAGACAAATTACATCTTTATGGGTATGTATCCCTCTTTAACCATTGCAAAATGTCTAATATGGATATAGGTGACTTCGTCGACCGAGGATTTTACTCTGTCGAaacctttctccttctcctaTTATTAAAAGTCAGATATCCTGATCGCATCACTCTTATTCGAGGTAACCATGAGTCGCGACAAATCACTCAAGTTTATGGATTCTACGATGAGTGTCAGAGGAAATACGGGAGTTCGAATGTTTGGAGATACTGTTGCGACGTGTTTGACTACCTGAGTCTAGGCTGTGTTGTCGACGGGCGGGTGTTCTGTGTCCATGGAGGATTAAGTCCCGCTGTCCACCGGTTAGATCAAGTGAGTAGACTCTCTTGTCATGAACAGTGCACTGATATTGTCTCCAGATAAGGGTGATAGATAGACGGCAAGAGGTACCGCACGAGGGGCCCATGTGCGATCTGTTATGGTCAGATCCTGACGGTAAGTAATTCTGAGCATCATATTTATGATAAACTGACTTCAATACCATCATATGCAGAGGAAATACAGGGCTGGGGTATGTCACCGAGAGGGGCAGGCTTCTTGTTTGGACGGGATGTTGTTGAGGTAGGTATTGCGCTTAGCTTGCGTCTCATGCTGATAGAGGTACCCAGCAATTTAATCACGCGAACGACATAGAATTAGTGGCTAGAGCGCATCAGCTGGTGATGGAAGGGTACAAGGTGCGTTCTTACAGCTTTTAAAGAGGCATACGTTAATATTCAATAGCTCATGTTCGACCGGCGAATCGTCACTGTTTGGTCAGCGCCCAATTACTGTTACAGGTACGTGGCCATCGTCAGCCATCCGACCAGACTGCTAATCTATATCATAGATGTGGAAACACAGCAAGCGTTCTCGAATTAGACGAGAATTTACGCCAAGAATACAAAACCTTTGACGCAGCACCTCCAGATGCCCGCTCAATCCCGCAAAAGCGACCTATGACGCATGAGTACTTTCTGTAGTAGTAGTCACATCATAAGGCATATGTATTGTACGATTAGATCAATGTCAAAAGGAGGTTAGGGTAGTTTCCACGAACTACAACAAAAGGCATTGAGCCGTCTTCGACCCTGATACGTTGCGGATAAAGTCGCTGTGACTACTTCAGCTCACATGTTTGCATGCCGCACTTCATTCCTGTGTGTGCCACGGTACCATCATAGCCTGTCCTCGAAAGCCGAGCTGCCGACATGTGATCACTGGGCTCCATACTGAAAATAAGGGACAGAAGGCAGTGAATCGGAACAAATGCTGGGGAAGGATTTTGATGACGCATGGCTCGTCAGTGGGAGCTGGACTGGGATGAGAATTTAGTTCGGAGAATTACTGTAAGTGCGTAGTGGTGGGCTCTTCCAATGATCCAACTGTAGTGTGTCATCTTTGTTAGTTTGTAACTTTTCGTTTCCAGTTTCCCTTTTTTCGGGTTCCTTGAGGCTATGCTAAAATTAACATCTATGGTTGCTTTGTTTAGTTGTATGCCGCCTGGAATATATCGGAACGATGAATACAGCTAACGCAAAAAAAAGACTCCTTTGATGTCGGACAAGAACGCTGTTTTAGCTATAGAAGGCTATCAATTAATAAGACAAGACGACAACGAACAAAGGGAAATGCGGGGGTAACCAGCGACAACGAAGGGAGGAGCAGAAATGTCGCACGTCTGTTTCAGTGTGAACGCAGATTTTGAGTCGATCTGCAAGTCAAGCATGTATGATTTTTGAAGCCACTGTAGACGGACTCTTCGGTACATGCATAGGCTGTCGGTGTTGATAGCAAAAGTAAGAGAACAGCCATTCAGGGCATGCGATCGCTGATGCAGCGAAGAAGATCTGGTGGCTGGAGAACTTCGCGAGCTGGATGAGACGCGTACCTGTCTGCGTGCCTGTTTTCTTGTCCCGACACCCTTGTTATTTGGATCACTGAATGGATTTCGGATTCTACTTGTTCTCGGATAACATCGCGCTCAAAGCACACAGCTTCCGCATAAAAGAAGGTATCAGACTGGTTCTGCCTACCTCATATACATACACGCCCTTTAATATACACCCACGATATCGCACCTTCAACCACTTTGCCCTCTCGTTAAACAACAGCCAACAGCCGCTCAAACAACAGAAACCGAGACAAAAAAAAGAACGGATTCGCCGCCCCTCAAACCTGCATTGTTCAATCCCCTTCATTCTCTGCACCATAGTGCCAGCCATGCACTCCGTtatcctcctctctcttcttccactcctGGCAACCGCCCACTTAGGTCCATCTCGCAGTTTGAGTAACCGTGCTCAACAGCATCTCCGAGATGGTGTCATTCCTGGTGGCTACCAAGTCGTTGGAGACTCCGGCGTTTCCGCACAGATGCTCTTTTTGGGTTAGTCCCCCTTTATGCTGTGTAGATCTTACGAGCACTGACTGGTTGGATGCGTACCAGGGACTGAAAAGACTGCATACGTCCTCGACAGTAAGTCGCTTCACTATTCATCGCGTGAATCTTCCCTAATGTACGGACCTAGAGGCCGAGAACAACTCTCTGAAAGTGAccaatgatgatggtgtCACTCACCCAGCCTGGGGCACAAGCTACGACCTCACATCTAATAAAGCCACTCCCATGCAGGTATCTTCAAATACTTTTTGTGCAGCTGGTCTCTCCATGGCGACAGGCGAATGGGCTGTTTTTGGTGGCAACCAGCCTGTCACATATGGAGGCGTAGCGACCAAAGACAATCCCAGTATACCTGACGATTATTTGGATACTGATGGTGGCGCAGCCATCCGTTTGTTGACACCATGTGACGATGGAAGCTGCAAGTGGCAGGAAGGCGGCGACGAATTGACCATGACTTCCAAGAGGTGGTATCCCACCGTAGAGGTCCTTGGTGACGGTTCCTTGATTGTTCTTGGTGGAGATGTCAATGGCGGGTGAGTAATCTTTTATGTGTTTGCGACAATGGCTAATAGCTTTCAGGTATGTCTCAACTTTTGTTCAGAACAATCCTACATACGAATTCTATCCCAAGACCGACAATCAATCACATTACATGGATTTTCTTAACTACACTGTTCCTGTGaacctcttccctttgaCATGGCTCATGCCCGGAGGCAAGTTATACATTCGCGAAGCACATGATGATACTAATCGTTTTCTACTTAGGCAAGCTCTTCATGCAAGCTGCTTACAAAACTATCCTCTATGACTTGGATGCCCAAAAAGAGactcctcttcctgacATGCCCTATGCGGTCCGTGTCTATCCGGCGTCTGCTGCCactgctcttcttcctttaACACCTGCCAACAACTACTCGGCTACTGTTCTCTTCTGCGGTGGTAGCGCTGCCAACTTCAACCTTTCTTCCGACGGTGGCGCGCAGTTTAACGTGACTGCAGTGCCTGCAGACGACACCTGCGTTAGAATCAGCCCTGAAGACAAAAACCCTACATATGAAGACGATGACTATATGCTTGAAGGAAGGAGCATGGGGCAGTTTATCTTTATGCCTGACGGTAAGCTGTGGATGGGTAATGGGTACGTTCTAAACCAACGACGGGATCTTCAAGGAAAAATAAACAAACAAACTAATGTCGTAATTTAGCGTTGCTATGGGAACTGCCGGATATGGTGACGAACGCTACTCCATTGGACAAAGTTATGGACAGGAACCTCTATATCAACCCGCAATTTACGAGTGAGCTTTAGTTATCAGCTATGGGCTCCATTTACTGACATGTCATAGTCCCAACGCCCCTCCTGGCAGCCGATGGTCTCGTGAAGGTCTCGGGATAAGCACCCAAGAACGCATGTACCACTCAACCGCTATCCTTCTGGCAGACTCATCCGTGCTCATTTCTGGCTCCAACCCTAATAAGGACGTCACTTTTGAGCAATGGCCCACATCTTATAGCGTCGAGCAATGGTACCCTCTCTGGTACAGTGAGGAGCGTCCTATGCCTTCTAGTCCTTGGCCATCTTCATTGAGCTACGGTGGCGACTACTTCAATATGTCTTACACTCCTTCCAACTCATCCTCCAACCCTGACAACACTAAGGTTGTCGTCATCCGTACTGGATTCTCAACCCACGCGATGAACATGGGTCAGAGGTACCTCGAATTGAACTCCACCTACACCAAGGACGAGACTTCGGGAGAGGTTATCATGCATGTTAGTCAGATGCCTCCAAACGCCAATATCTTCCAGCCTGGACCGGCTATGATTTTCTTGGTGGTTGACGGAATTCCTTCGCAAGGCAAGGTAAGTAGATCAATTCTCCGCGTTTTGAACATGTAAGGCTGACTTCCCCCAGATGATTATGGTTGGCTCTGGACAGATTGAGGCTCAACCCATTTCCGAGGTGGCCATACTCCCGGAGACATCCGTCATCCCTGCCCAGACAGCTCCTAGCTCATCAGACAGTGCTGCGGGCACTTCCACGGCTTCTTCCGAATCGTCCAAGGGGATATCTGCTTCGCAAAATGTCGATTCTGGCGCGACAGCTGGTCTGCACGCAAGTTTCGCTACCATTCTCGTTTCTGCGGCTGTAGGGCTGGCGTTGCTTTTGTAAAGTTATGTCTCTTGATGGTAATATAAATGTGTCATTTCTGCAGTGTATTATACATATTATTTACTTAACTACCATTGAATCGCACATAGTGGACTTTAATTTGCTTTGATATTCCCCTTGTTTAGACAGATTTGCCAAATCTCACACGTTCTTTCTTCTGTCATATTCCAACTGAACCTAGCAACTGTTAATCTCGTACATGTTATATAGGTAAAGGAGGCGCGTCCTCATACTTAGTTATGAATAATATCGCATTGTCTTCTCAGTTTCCGATAATCCCTACGAAAGAAATGTTGGCGCGGTATACTACTCGTCTCGTCTTGAACCACGAAAAGAGACAAGTCCTTGTTCACGCCGAGT from Cryptococcus decagattii chromosome 3, complete sequence harbors:
- a CDS encoding serine/threonine-protein phosphatase PP-X isozyme 1 translates to MSLSSDLDKQIEQLKRCETIPESAVKELCTKAKEILMEEGNVQYVDSPVTICGDIHGQFFDLMELFKIGGFCPETNYIFMGDFVDRGFYSVETFLLLLLLKVRYPDRITLIRGNHESRQITQVYGFYDECQRKYGSSNVWRYCCDVFDYLSLGCVVDGRVFCVHGGLSPAVHRLDQIRVIDRRQEVPHEGPMCDLLWSDPDEEIQGWGMSPRGAGFLFGRDVVEQFNHANDIELVARAHQLVMEGYKLMFDRRIVTVWSAPNYCYRCGNTASVLELDENLRQEYKTFDAAPPDARSIPQKRPMTHEYFL